A region of Nocardioides alkalitolerans DNA encodes the following proteins:
- a CDS encoding ABC transporter permease, with protein sequence MTESSTGVAAPLTKAPAADPPPSRGRSTSPLAALTGSGVGRNLGLVVALLILCGVGAATAGERFADLDNALTILRLAAAVGVVSIGMTFVITGGGIDLSVGAILALSSVWCTTVATQTMANDVHWVTMVIAAVAVGAGCGLVNGVLIAYGGVVPFIATLAMLASARGLAEILSNRRTQIVDVPGFDAFFGAEVLGVEVPVLLFVLVAIIGWVLLNRTTFGRRTVAVGGNPEAARLAGINVKRHTLMLYVLLGVCCGIAALMLIARTSTGSSTHGMLYELDAIAAVVIGGTLLAGGRGTIVGTVLGVLIFTTLTNVFTLNNRSISEQALLKGAIIVVAVLLQQRFARRSDSS encoded by the coding sequence ATGACCGAGAGCTCCACCGGCGTCGCGGCGCCGCTCACGAAGGCCCCCGCGGCCGACCCGCCGCCGTCCCGGGGACGCTCCACGTCCCCGCTCGCCGCGCTCACCGGCTCCGGGGTCGGTCGCAACCTCGGCCTCGTCGTCGCCCTGCTCATCCTCTGCGGCGTGGGTGCGGCGACGGCGGGCGAGCGCTTCGCCGACCTCGACAACGCCCTCACCATCCTGCGGCTCGCCGCGGCGGTCGGCGTGGTCAGCATCGGCATGACCTTCGTCATCACCGGCGGTGGCATCGACCTGTCGGTCGGCGCGATCCTCGCCCTGTCGTCGGTGTGGTGCACCACCGTGGCCACGCAGACGATGGCCAACGACGTGCACTGGGTGACGATGGTGATCGCCGCGGTCGCGGTCGGCGCCGGCTGCGGCCTGGTCAACGGCGTCCTCATCGCGTACGGCGGGGTGGTGCCCTTCATCGCCACCCTCGCGATGCTGGCGAGCGCCCGGGGCCTGGCGGAGATTCTCTCCAACCGTCGCACCCAGATCGTCGACGTCCCCGGCTTCGACGCCTTCTTCGGCGCGGAGGTGCTGGGCGTCGAGGTGCCCGTGCTGCTCTTCGTGCTGGTCGCGATCATCGGCTGGGTGCTGCTCAACCGCACCACCTTCGGCCGCCGCACCGTCGCCGTCGGCGGCAACCCCGAGGCGGCGCGGTTGGCGGGCATCAACGTCAAGCGGCACACCCTGATGCTCTACGTGCTGCTCGGCGTCTGCTGCGGCATCGCCGCGCTCATGCTCATCGCGCGCACCAGCACCGGCAGCTCCACCCACGGCATGCTCTACGAGCTCGACGCCATCGCGGCCGTCGTCATCGGCGGCACGCTGCTCGCCGGCGGCCGCGGCACGATCGTCGGCACCGTGCTCGGCGTCCTCATCTTCACGACCCTCACGAACGTCTTCACGCTCAACAACCGCTCCATCTCGGAACAGGCCCTGCTCAAGGGGGCGATCATCGTGGTCGCCGTGCTCCTGCAGCAGCGCTTCGCCCGGCGCAGCGACTCCAGCTGA
- a CDS encoding sugar phosphate isomerase/epimerase — MPRPITLFTGQWADLPLEEVAKLAAGWGYDGLELACWGDHLDPWRAAEDDAYVQDRLDLLERHGLQLFAISNHLKGQAVCDDPIDARHQAIVSSRVWGDGDPEGVRQRAAEEMKMTARAAQRLGVSTVVGFTGSSIWKYVAMFPPATEEMVDAGYQDFADRWNPILDVFDECGVRFAHEVHPSEIAYDYWTTVRALEAIGHREAFGLNWDPSHFVWQDLDPVGFLWDFKDRIYHVDCKDAKRQTGNGRNGRMGSHLPWADPRRGWDFVSTGHGDVPWEASFRMLNTIGYAGPISVEWEDAGMDRLVGAPEALEFVRRLAFDPPSAAFDAAFSSAT, encoded by the coding sequence ATGCCTCGACCGATCACCCTGTTCACCGGCCAGTGGGCCGACCTGCCGCTGGAGGAGGTGGCGAAGCTGGCGGCGGGGTGGGGGTACGACGGGCTCGAGCTGGCCTGCTGGGGTGACCACCTCGACCCCTGGCGGGCGGCGGAGGACGACGCCTACGTGCAGGACCGCCTCGACCTGCTGGAGCGCCACGGCCTGCAGCTGTTCGCGATCTCCAACCACCTCAAGGGCCAGGCGGTCTGCGACGACCCGATCGACGCCCGCCACCAGGCCATCGTGTCGTCGCGGGTCTGGGGCGACGGCGACCCGGAGGGCGTGCGGCAACGTGCGGCCGAGGAGATGAAGATGACGGCCCGCGCGGCGCAGCGGCTCGGCGTGAGCACCGTGGTCGGGTTCACGGGCTCGTCGATCTGGAAGTACGTCGCCATGTTCCCGCCGGCGACGGAGGAGATGGTGGACGCGGGCTACCAGGACTTCGCCGACCGCTGGAACCCGATCCTCGACGTCTTCGACGAGTGCGGCGTGCGGTTCGCCCACGAGGTGCACCCCTCGGAGATCGCCTACGACTACTGGACGACCGTGCGGGCGCTCGAGGCGATCGGGCACCGGGAGGCGTTCGGGCTGAACTGGGACCCGTCGCACTTCGTGTGGCAGGACCTCGACCCCGTCGGGTTCCTCTGGGACTTCAAGGACCGGATCTACCACGTCGACTGCAAGGACGCGAAGCGCCAGACCGGCAACGGCCGCAACGGCCGGATGGGGTCGCACCTGCCGTGGGCCGACCCGCGGCGCGGCTGGGACTTCGTGTCCACCGGCCACGGCGACGTCCCGTGGGAGGCGTCGTTCCGGATGCTCAACACGATCGGCTACGCCGGCCCCATCTCGGTGGAGTGGGAGGACGCCGGGATGGACCGGCTCGTCGGTGCGCCCGAGGCGCTGGAGTTCGTGCGGCGGTTGGCGTTCGACCCGCCGTCCGCCGCGTTCGACGCGGCGTTCTCGAGCGCTACCTGA
- a CDS encoding peptide synthetase, giving the protein MRLTNVAHLRLPFGRLWGYDVTVGERGTALPVSFDQGRHVGAGDRAGSWMALSFRLRGPVERDRLAAAWMAVVARHGTLRSAFSPGPGPGDAPELHDIALAPGAWVEHEIAPGQAVNDALREVLDAACSPYQAPSHRLCVLETADGPTVVIGADHAHVDMWSMLVIVRDLLAALNPGEASTDNGNGTGTGTERPTVPAFAEHTRALEDRPAAPDDVRGRWAEILAACGDVMPCFPLPLGDVASEQPERVEVRDVLDVDETAAIGSRARELGVSTLALVVAAMTEVTRELAGEPLRAVFPVHSRTPTPESGATWHDSVGWFITNAVIESPDPDPHACAAAVKEAVRLGSWPLADVLAPWGGMPAAPGMFAISWLDLRRLPVRVDSVGLEAQYVGAAIRTDGVMLWFVLDDSGLHLRCRYPDTHEARRNVGGWLDALVARLR; this is encoded by the coding sequence ATGCGGCTGACCAACGTGGCGCACCTGCGGCTCCCGTTCGGCCGGCTGTGGGGGTACGACGTCACCGTCGGCGAGCGCGGCACCGCGCTCCCCGTCTCGTTCGACCAGGGGCGCCACGTCGGCGCCGGCGACCGGGCGGGCAGCTGGATGGCGCTGTCGTTCCGCCTCCGCGGGCCGGTGGAGCGCGACCGGCTCGCCGCGGCCTGGATGGCGGTGGTGGCCCGCCACGGCACCCTGCGTTCCGCGTTCTCCCCCGGGCCGGGGCCGGGCGACGCACCGGAGCTCCACGACATCGCCCTCGCCCCCGGCGCCTGGGTGGAGCACGAGATCGCCCCCGGGCAGGCCGTCAACGACGCCCTGCGCGAGGTGCTCGACGCCGCGTGCTCGCCCTACCAGGCACCGTCCCACCGGCTCTGCGTGCTCGAGACGGCCGACGGCCCCACGGTCGTGATCGGCGCCGACCACGCCCACGTCGACATGTGGTCGATGCTCGTCATCGTCCGCGACCTGCTCGCGGCGCTGAACCCAGGCGAGGCGAGCACCGACAACGGCAACGGCACCGGCACCGGCACCGAGCGCCCCACCGTCCCCGCCTTCGCCGAGCACACGCGGGCGCTGGAGGACCGGCCGGCCGCGCCCGACGACGTACGCGGCCGGTGGGCCGAGATCCTCGCCGCGTGCGGGGACGTGATGCCCTGCTTCCCCCTCCCCCTCGGCGACGTGGCGTCGGAGCAGCCCGAGCGGGTCGAGGTGCGCGACGTGCTCGACGTCGACGAGACGGCCGCGATCGGCTCCCGCGCCCGCGAGCTGGGGGTCTCCACGCTGGCCCTCGTGGTGGCGGCCATGACCGAGGTGACCCGCGAGCTCGCGGGCGAGCCGCTCCGGGCCGTCTTCCCGGTGCACAGCCGCACCCCCACCCCCGAGAGCGGCGCGACCTGGCACGACTCGGTCGGCTGGTTCATCACGAACGCGGTGATCGAGTCCCCCGATCCCGACCCCCACGCGTGCGCGGCTGCCGTGAAGGAGGCGGTACGGCTCGGGTCGTGGCCGCTCGCCGACGTGCTGGCCCCGTGGGGCGGCATGCCGGCGGCACCCGGCATGTTCGCCATCTCCTGGCTCGACCTCCGGCGCCTCCCCGTGCGGGTGGACTCCGTGGGCCTCGAGGCGCAGTACGTCGGCGCCGCGATCCGCACCGACGGCGTCATGCTCTGGTTCGTGCTCGACGACTCGGGCCTGCACCTGCGCTGCCGCTACCCCGACACCCACGAGGCGCGCCGCAACGTCGGCGGCTGGCTCGACGCGCTCGTCGCCCGCCTCAGGTAG
- a CDS encoding sugar ABC transporter ATP-binding protein, with protein sequence MTDDHRGTVPPETLLELRGIVKQFPGVRALDGVDLEVRAGEVHCLLGQNGAGKSTLIKTVAGVNQPDEGSLRWLGEEVRFPTPQAAIKAGIATIYQELDFVSDLTVAENIFLGHERSTGGFLQRARANHEATALLTRLGHGDIAPTRRMGSLSPAAQQIVSMARALSHETRVLVLDEPSAVLDQEEVRNLFRVVRGLVAEGVGVVYISHRLEEIREIGDRITVLKDGRTVATGLAVAATPTSELIRLMTGRAIEYVFPERTVAPPDDDRPPVLEVDGLAQAGVFEDVSFTVRAGEIVGLTGLVGAGRSEILEAVYGARRPTRGEVRVDGRRLRRGSVDRAVRAGMGLCPEERKSQGLLLDEAVSRNITVSSMGRFARAGFLDEPRERRAAEKLTTSLDVRPTGVTRAVRTLSGGNQQKVVLARWLMRECRVLLLDEPTRGVDVGARAEIYRLVRDLADVGVAVVVVSSEIEEVLGLSDRVLVVREGRVVHSAPAADLDESQVLDLVMEGRAA encoded by the coding sequence GTGACCGACGACCACCGCGGCACCGTGCCGCCCGAGACGCTGCTGGAGCTGCGCGGCATCGTGAAGCAGTTCCCGGGGGTGCGCGCCCTCGACGGCGTCGACCTCGAGGTGCGCGCCGGCGAGGTGCACTGCCTGCTCGGCCAGAACGGCGCCGGCAAGTCGACGCTCATCAAGACCGTCGCCGGGGTCAACCAGCCTGACGAGGGCTCGCTGCGCTGGCTCGGCGAGGAGGTGCGGTTCCCGACGCCGCAGGCCGCCATCAAGGCGGGCATCGCGACGATCTACCAGGAGCTCGACTTCGTCTCCGACCTGACGGTCGCGGAGAACATCTTCCTCGGCCACGAGCGCTCCACGGGCGGCTTCCTGCAGCGGGCGCGCGCCAACCACGAGGCGACCGCGCTGCTCACCCGCCTCGGCCACGGCGACATCGCGCCGACGCGCCGGATGGGCTCGCTGTCGCCGGCGGCGCAGCAGATCGTCTCGATGGCCCGCGCCCTGTCCCACGAGACGCGGGTGCTGGTGCTCGACGAGCCGTCCGCGGTGCTCGACCAGGAGGAGGTGCGCAACCTCTTCCGCGTCGTGCGCGGCCTCGTCGCCGAGGGGGTCGGGGTCGTCTACATCTCCCACCGCCTCGAGGAGATCCGGGAGATCGGCGACCGGATCACCGTGCTCAAGGACGGCCGCACCGTCGCGACGGGCCTGGCGGTCGCCGCCACCCCGACGAGCGAGCTGATCCGCCTGATGACGGGCCGTGCGATCGAGTACGTCTTCCCCGAGCGCACCGTCGCCCCGCCCGACGACGACCGCCCGCCCGTGCTCGAGGTCGACGGCCTCGCTCAGGCGGGGGTCTTCGAGGACGTCTCCTTCACGGTCCGCGCCGGCGAGATCGTGGGGCTCACCGGCCTCGTGGGGGCGGGCCGGTCCGAGATCCTGGAGGCCGTGTACGGCGCGCGTCGACCCACCCGGGGCGAGGTCCGGGTCGACGGACGCCGGCTGCGCCGCGGGTCGGTGGACCGCGCCGTACGCGCCGGGATGGGCCTGTGCCCGGAGGAGCGCAAGAGCCAGGGCCTCCTGCTCGACGAGGCCGTCTCGCGCAACATCACCGTCTCGTCGATGGGGCGCTTCGCGCGGGCCGGGTTCCTCGACGAGCCGCGCGAGCGCCGCGCGGCGGAGAAGCTCACCACCAGCCTCGACGTGCGTCCCACCGGCGTCACCCGCGCCGTGCGCACGCTGTCGGGCGGCAATCAGCAGAAGGTCGTGCTGGCTCGCTGGCTGATGCGTGAGTGCCGGGTGCTGCTGCTCGACGAGCCCACCCGCGGGGTCGACGTCGGCGCCCGCGCGGAGATCTACCGCCTGGTCCGCGACCTCGCCGACGTCGGCGTGGCCGTCGTCGTCGTCTCCAGCGAGATCGAGGAGGTGCTCGGGCTCTCGGACCGGGTCCTCGTCGTGCGGGAGGGGCGCGTGGTCCACAGCGCACCGGCAGCCGACCTCGACGAGTCCCAGGTCCTCGACCTGGTCATGGAAGGAAGAGCAGCATGA
- a CDS encoding substrate-binding domain-containing protein, producing MRTTTALRGRLAVAATAGLLVVGLAACTGNDTSSGNDNLRGGTDGAAEGSNDEEGDTVVIGFSAPAADHGWMASITESAQVVADSYGDVELRIAEGTNEVNLQISQVETFINDGVDAIVLLPFDGAALTPIALEAMEAGIPVINVDREFNDPNAARVTILGDNYGMGVSAGQYICSELEGRADAVVAEIAGIDSLPLTQDRSEGFAEALAECGLEVSNRVAADFTVEGGERAASNLLQAAPEIDAIWNHDDDQGVGVLAAIENAGRDEFFLVGGAGSANAMRSIQAGDGVLRATVVYPSTQAADAIRVARLLAQDKAMADLVEVEVPRQIQLFAPVVTADNVELYLDTAFES from the coding sequence ATGCGCACCACCACCGCCCTCCGCGGACGGCTCGCCGTCGCCGCCACCGCCGGCCTGCTCGTCGTCGGCCTGGCCGCCTGCACCGGCAACGACACCAGCTCCGGCAACGACAACCTGCGCGGCGGCACCGACGGGGCCGCCGAGGGCTCGAACGACGAGGAGGGCGACACCGTCGTCATCGGCTTCTCGGCGCCGGCCGCCGACCACGGCTGGATGGCCTCCATCACCGAGTCGGCCCAGGTCGTCGCGGACAGCTACGGCGACGTCGAGCTCCGCATCGCCGAGGGCACCAACGAGGTCAACCTGCAGATCAGCCAGGTCGAGACGTTCATCAACGACGGGGTCGACGCGATCGTGCTGCTGCCCTTCGACGGCGCCGCCCTCACCCCGATCGCCCTCGAGGCGATGGAGGCCGGCATCCCGGTCATCAACGTCGACCGCGAGTTCAACGACCCCAACGCCGCGCGCGTCACCATCCTCGGCGACAACTACGGCATGGGCGTCTCGGCCGGGCAGTACATCTGCTCCGAGCTCGAGGGCCGGGCCGACGCCGTCGTCGCCGAGATCGCCGGCATCGACTCGCTGCCCCTGACGCAGGACCGCAGCGAGGGATTCGCCGAGGCGCTCGCCGAGTGCGGGCTCGAGGTCTCGAACCGCGTCGCGGCCGACTTCACGGTCGAGGGCGGCGAGCGCGCCGCGTCCAACCTGCTGCAGGCGGCGCCCGAGATCGACGCCATCTGGAACCACGACGACGACCAGGGGGTCGGCGTGCTCGCCGCCATCGAGAACGCGGGCCGCGACGAGTTCTTCCTCGTGGGCGGCGCCGGGTCGGCCAACGCGATGCGCTCCATCCAGGCCGGCGACGGCGTGCTGCGCGCCACGGTCGTCTACCCGTCGACGCAGGCCGCCGACGCCATCCGCGTCGCGCGCCTGCTCGCCCAGGACAAGGCCATGGCCGACCTCGTCGAGGTCGAGGTGCCCCGCCAGATCCAGCTCTTCGCCCCCGTCGTCACCGCGGACAACGTCGAGCTCTACCTCGACACCGCGTTCGAGTCGTGA
- a CDS encoding ROK family transcriptional regulator, whose protein sequence is MSPRSSGLRGGAGTADQAVVRRHNLALVLEHLRLHGSRSRARVAAETGLNKATVSSLVSELLGRGLVTEGAVERGGVGRPGLVIDLDGSTYAAIGAEVNIDYLSVIVSSLRGDVVAEQRVPFDTAASDPRDALERLAGLVRDALATAGPAAPVGLTVAVPGIVESATGRLVKAVNLGWRDTPVVDLLVELLGGPGYPVVLDNEANLAALAEIEARGGAAGRDLLLLTGGVGVGGGIVADGHLLRGARGFAGEIGHLQVDRNGLDCGCGRRGCWETVAGLGALLRRAADEGDPVRDPNVDLLGRLGEVRRRAEDGDQRTLAAIDATATWLVSGAASLVNVFNPDVVVLGGYFAVLSRWYVPRLQQGLAEQVHAPDAGGCRVEVSTLGFAAAMRGAAHQAALAVLEDPVALPFLDATDESTGVPT, encoded by the coding sequence ATGTCGCCTCGCTCGAGCGGCCTCCGAGGGGGTGCCGGCACGGCCGACCAGGCCGTGGTCCGCCGCCACAACCTCGCGCTCGTGCTCGAGCACCTCCGTCTCCACGGCTCGCGCTCGCGGGCCCGGGTCGCGGCGGAGACGGGTCTCAACAAGGCGACCGTGTCGAGCCTGGTGAGCGAGCTGCTCGGTCGCGGCCTCGTCACCGAGGGGGCGGTCGAGCGGGGCGGGGTCGGGCGCCCGGGCCTGGTCATCGACCTCGACGGGTCGACGTACGCCGCGATCGGCGCCGAGGTGAACATCGACTACCTGTCGGTCATCGTCTCCAGCCTCCGCGGCGACGTCGTCGCCGAGCAGCGGGTGCCCTTCGACACCGCCGCGAGCGACCCGCGCGACGCCCTCGAGCGTCTCGCCGGGCTGGTGCGCGACGCCCTGGCGACGGCCGGACCGGCGGCGCCGGTCGGCCTCACCGTCGCCGTCCCCGGCATCGTCGAGTCCGCGACCGGACGGCTCGTGAAGGCCGTCAACCTCGGCTGGCGCGACACCCCGGTCGTCGACCTGCTCGTCGAGCTCCTCGGCGGCCCCGGCTACCCCGTCGTGCTCGACAACGAGGCCAATCTCGCCGCGCTCGCCGAGATCGAGGCCCGCGGCGGCGCGGCCGGGCGGGACCTCCTCCTGCTCACCGGTGGCGTGGGCGTCGGTGGCGGCATCGTCGCCGACGGCCACCTCCTGCGCGGCGCCCGCGGCTTCGCCGGCGAGATCGGTCACCTGCAGGTCGACCGCAACGGTCTCGACTGCGGCTGCGGACGCCGGGGTTGCTGGGAGACCGTCGCCGGCCTGGGCGCGCTGCTGCGGCGCGCGGCCGACGAGGGCGACCCGGTGCGCGACCCCAACGTGGACCTCCTGGGCCGGCTCGGCGAGGTGCGCCGGCGGGCCGAGGACGGCGACCAGCGCACCCTCGCCGCGATCGACGCCACCGCCACCTGGCTGGTCTCCGGGGCCGCGAGCCTCGTCAACGTCTTCAACCCCGACGTCGTGGTCCTCGGGGGCTACTTCGCCGTGCTGTCCCGTTGGTACGTCCCCCGTCTCCAGCAGGGCCTCGCCGAGCAGGTCCACGCCCCCGACGCCGGCGGTTGCCGCGTCGAGGTCTCGACCCTCGGGTTCGCCGCCGCCATGCGCGGGGCCGCCCACCAGGCCGCGCTCGCGGTGCTGGAGGACCCCGTCGCCCTCCCCTTCCTCGACGCCACCGACGAGTCCACCGGAGTGCCCACGTGA
- a CDS encoding Gfo/Idh/MocA family oxidoreductase, translating into MGNDQIAVAMVGHAFMGAAHSHAWRTAGHFFDLPATPVLRVVCGRDAERAAAAADRLGWEESATDWKEVVGRDDVDLVDICTPGDTHAEIAIAALEAGKHVLCEKPLANTVAEAEAMAAAAEAAAARGVRAMVGFTYRRVPAVAYARQLVAEGRLGEVRHVRAVYLQDWIADPDAPMSWRLEKDKAGSGALGDIGAHIVDMAQFITGDRLTSVTGQLRTFVHERPLAAEHAGLGGTAGSGRGTVTVDDAATFLGTFAGGAMAVFEATRFATGRKNAIRIEVNGSLGSLAFDFEDMNVLQLHDARDPAPYAGFRRILVTEPEHPYVAAWWPAGHGLGYEHGFTHQVVDLVTAIGAGVDPTPTFADGLQVQRVLAAVEESSTTRQWQEIPS; encoded by the coding sequence ATGGGGAACGATCAGATCGCCGTGGCGATGGTGGGCCACGCCTTCATGGGGGCGGCCCACTCCCACGCCTGGCGCACCGCCGGCCACTTCTTCGACCTGCCCGCGACGCCCGTGCTGCGGGTGGTGTGCGGCCGGGACGCCGAGCGGGCGGCGGCCGCCGCCGACCGGCTCGGCTGGGAGGAGTCGGCCACGGACTGGAAGGAGGTCGTCGGGCGCGACGACGTCGACCTGGTCGACATCTGCACGCCCGGCGACACCCACGCCGAGATCGCCATCGCCGCCCTCGAGGCCGGCAAGCACGTGCTCTGCGAGAAGCCGCTGGCCAACACGGTCGCCGAGGCCGAGGCGATGGCGGCCGCCGCGGAGGCGGCGGCGGCCCGTGGCGTCCGCGCCATGGTCGGCTTCACCTACCGTCGCGTGCCGGCGGTCGCCTACGCCCGGCAGCTCGTGGCGGAGGGCCGCCTCGGGGAGGTGCGGCACGTGCGGGCGGTCTACCTGCAGGACTGGATCGCCGACCCCGACGCACCGATGTCGTGGCGGCTCGAGAAGGACAAGGCCGGCTCGGGCGCCCTCGGCGACATCGGGGCGCACATCGTCGACATGGCGCAGTTCATCACCGGCGACCGGCTCACCAGCGTCACCGGGCAACTGCGGACCTTCGTGCACGAGCGGCCGCTCGCCGCAGAGCACGCGGGCCTCGGCGGCACCGCCGGCAGCGGCCGGGGGACGGTGACCGTCGACGACGCCGCCACGTTCCTCGGCACCTTCGCCGGGGGAGCCATGGCGGTGTTCGAGGCCACCCGCTTCGCCACCGGTCGCAAGAACGCCATCCGCATCGAGGTCAACGGGTCGCTGGGCAGCCTGGCGTTCGACTTCGAGGACATGAACGTGCTGCAGCTCCACGACGCGCGCGACCCCGCGCCGTACGCCGGCTTCCGCCGGATCCTCGTGACCGAGCCGGAGCACCCGTACGTCGCGGCCTGGTGGCCGGCCGGCCACGGGCTCGGCTACGAGCACGGATTCACCCACCAGGTCGTCGACCTCGTCACCGCCATCGGTGCCGGCGTCGACCCCACGCCCACCTTCGCCGACGGTCTCCAGGTCCAGCGCGTGCTGGCCGCCGTCGAGGAGAGCTCGACCACCCGACAGTGGCAGGAGATCCCGTCGTGA
- a CDS encoding alpha/beta hydrolase: MPTFAVPGAELDVELSDEGGHPVVQLHGLTSSRHRDRLLDLDLGRGLSGTRLLRYDARGHGRSTGRAVPEDYRWTVLADDLLRLLDYWFPGERVHGVGPSMGCATLLHAAVRDPDRFDGLTLLVPPTAWESRVAKAEDYRRAAVVVEEQGMAAFVEAGRAAPRPPATVEAPETVPDVDEALLPALFRGAALCDLPDRTAIARLRVPTTVLAWTEDPAHPLSTAETLASLIPGVVLEVASTPADVARWPGILRDDVARHQP, from the coding sequence GTGCCGACGTTCGCCGTCCCCGGGGCCGAGCTCGACGTCGAGCTGAGCGACGAGGGGGGTCACCCCGTCGTGCAGCTCCACGGCCTCACGTCCAGCCGCCACCGCGACCGCCTGCTCGACCTCGACCTGGGACGGGGGCTGAGCGGCACCCGGCTGCTGCGCTACGACGCCCGCGGCCACGGACGCTCCACCGGCCGCGCCGTCCCCGAGGACTACCGCTGGACCGTGCTCGCCGACGACCTCCTCCGGCTGCTCGACTACTGGTTCCCCGGCGAGCGCGTCCACGGCGTCGGACCGTCGATGGGCTGCGCGACGCTGCTGCACGCCGCCGTGCGCGACCCCGACCGCTTCGACGGCCTGACCCTGCTCGTTCCGCCGACGGCGTGGGAGTCGCGCGTGGCGAAGGCCGAGGACTACCGGCGGGCCGCCGTCGTCGTGGAGGAGCAGGGCATGGCGGCGTTCGTCGAGGCCGGGCGCGCGGCCCCCCGACCGCCGGCGACCGTCGAGGCCCCCGAGACCGTGCCCGACGTGGACGAGGCGCTGCTGCCCGCGCTGTTCCGCGGCGCCGCACTGTGCGACCTCCCCGACCGTACGGCGATCGCCCGCCTCCGCGTGCCCACCACCGTGCTCGCCTGGACCGAGGACCCCGCCCACCCGCTGTCGACGGCCGAGACGCTCGCGTCGCTGATCCCGGGAGTGGTGCTGGAGGTCGCCAGCACACCGGCCGACGTCGCCCGGTGGCCCGGGATCCTCCGCGACGACGTGGCGCGGCATCAGCCGTAG
- the xylA gene encoding xylose isomerase has product MTPSSSVPSDRFTPRPEDKFSFGLWTVGWEGVDVFGPASRAALDPVESVRRLADIGAAAVTFHDDDLVPDDATRDHTLERFGKALADTGLRVEMVTTNLFGPPVFKEGALTANNRDVRRYAIAKVLRNIDLAASLGADTFVLWGGREGAEHGASKNVQTALARMAEAVDMFCAYSREQGYDLRFALEPKPNEPRGDILLPTIGHALAFIGALDHADMVGLNPEVGHEEMAGLNFAHGISQALWHDKLFHVDLNGQHGPRFDQDLRFGAGNLRGAFWTVDALLGGGGGRAYDGYVHFDFKPPRSEADGGVWDSARACMRNYLVLREKVQAFRADPEVAAALEAAEVPALDVPALAPGESLADLRAAAHDPAALALREVGMEALDQLAMEHLLGVR; this is encoded by the coding sequence GTGACCCCCAGCAGCAGTGTCCCGTCCGACCGCTTCACCCCCCGACCCGAGGACAAGTTCTCCTTCGGGCTCTGGACCGTGGGCTGGGAGGGCGTCGACGTCTTCGGGCCCGCGTCGCGGGCGGCCCTCGACCCCGTCGAGTCGGTGCGCCGGCTCGCCGACATCGGGGCGGCGGCGGTGACCTTCCACGACGACGACCTCGTGCCCGACGACGCGACCCGCGACCACACGCTCGAGCGCTTCGGCAAGGCGCTGGCCGACACCGGACTGCGCGTCGAGATGGTCACCACCAACCTGTTCGGCCCGCCGGTCTTCAAGGAGGGCGCGCTGACGGCGAACAACCGCGACGTACGGCGCTACGCGATCGCCAAGGTGCTCCGCAACATCGACCTCGCCGCGTCGCTCGGCGCCGACACGTTCGTGCTGTGGGGCGGCCGCGAGGGCGCCGAGCACGGCGCGTCCAAGAACGTGCAGACCGCGCTGGCGCGGATGGCGGAGGCGGTCGACATGTTCTGCGCCTACTCCCGCGAGCAGGGCTACGACCTGCGCTTCGCCCTCGAGCCGAAGCCCAACGAGCCGCGCGGCGACATCCTGCTGCCGACGATCGGGCACGCCCTGGCCTTCATCGGTGCGCTCGACCACGCCGACATGGTCGGCCTCAACCCCGAGGTGGGCCACGAGGAGATGGCGGGCCTCAACTTCGCCCACGGCATCAGCCAGGCGCTGTGGCACGACAAGCTGTTCCACGTCGACCTCAACGGCCAGCACGGTCCGCGCTTCGACCAGGACCTCCGCTTCGGCGCCGGCAACCTGCGCGGCGCGTTCTGGACGGTCGACGCCCTCCTGGGCGGCGGGGGCGGGCGGGCCTACGACGGCTACGTCCACTTCGACTTCAAGCCGCCGCGCAGCGAGGCCGACGGCGGCGTCTGGGACTCCGCCCGGGCGTGCATGCGCAACTACCTCGTGCTGCGCGAGAAGGTGCAGGCCTTCCGCGCCGACCCCGAGGTCGCGGCCGCGCTCGAGGCCGCGGAGGTCCCGGCCCTCGACGTACCGGCCCTGGCGCCGGGGGAGTCGCTCGCGGACCTCCGCGCCGCGGCCCACGACCCCGCGGCGCTGGCGCTGCGCGAGGTCGGCATGGAGGCCCTCGACCAGCTCGCCATGGAGCACCTGCTCGGCGTGCGCTGA